The following proteins are co-located in the Paenibacillus sp. FSL H8-0079 genome:
- a CDS encoding MarR family transcriptional regulator: MIKPSNYHNKEHLIDEVLEAVKDIQIKFQAEDDEEKEWLLQNSPNPEVQELVEEMTVTMLHVLDAIGTLEPVNGITISKQFGFSKGTVSKITKRLVQKNIILPEYLPDNKKEVLFRMTERGQDIYRLHQAMHQQIDLGANRFLQRYTEEELQFLVHALRDTAQASWFHSEKDGPSIVSSEGMPYADEASYDNDNENTEAVTINEEMNEIMGMLDTLNSRDLKKAKAVLEHVFFTDYED; encoded by the coding sequence ATGATCAAGCCATCAAACTATCACAATAAAGAGCACCTGATTGATGAAGTGCTGGAAGCTGTGAAAGACATACAGATTAAATTCCAAGCGGAAGATGACGAAGAGAAGGAGTGGCTACTCCAGAATAGCCCTAATCCGGAAGTTCAGGAGTTAGTCGAAGAAATGACAGTTACCATGCTGCATGTGCTGGATGCCATTGGAACACTTGAGCCTGTAAATGGCATAACCATTTCGAAGCAATTCGGCTTTTCCAAAGGCACGGTTTCCAAAATCACCAAAAGGCTGGTACAGAAAAATATCATTCTGCCTGAATACCTGCCTGATAATAAAAAAGAAGTATTGTTTCGCATGACAGAACGGGGTCAAGACATCTATCGTTTACATCAAGCCATGCATCAACAAATTGATCTTGGCGCAAATCGTTTTTTGCAGCGATATACCGAAGAAGAATTGCAGTTCTTAGTGCATGCTCTCCGTGACACCGCGCAGGCCTCATGGTTCCATTCGGAAAAAGATGGGCCATCCATCGTTTCTAGTGAGGGGATGCCCTATGCCGATGAAGCTTCATACGATAACGATAATGAGAATACGGAAGCAGTGACCATTAACGAGGAAATGAATGAAATTATGGGGATGCTTGATACGCTGAACTCCCGTGACCTGAAGAAGGCTAAGGCCGTTCTTGAGCATGTTTTCTTTACGGATTATGAGGATTAG
- a CDS encoding FAD-dependent monooxygenase, which translates to MTDIQSNRFQEKEQPSVSPSREDYDIDVLVAGAGPTGSTLAADLLRRGLRVRLVDKAPHAFKGSRAKGVQPRTQEVLEDLGVLNDAHAEGDEYPLAGIHLGPITVPWRMQQRNKPTPDVPYPNILLLAQHRTDAILHSLLKRQGLKIEFNNAVDSFEQDSDGVTVSLSSGEKIRSRFLVGADGGSSTVRKGVGIRFVGETNESDRMLIIDGTIDGLSRNRWHMWPRTKGKFVGACPLPHSDQFQVMIRLGANENPDLDEAVLAVQFHKLTGLRLYDITWSSVFRPNVRLAEHYRSGRVFLAGDAAHVHTPAGAQGLNTGVQDAYNLGWKISQVIAGAPDRLLDSYEAERQPIAARVLGKSSELYAKLDNKRLASLKRGDEERQLTLSYHGGPLSSENASATKSLQVGDRAPDAPCIGPGGVKRLFDVLRGPQFTLLAFGANAAHILPDLNWPDSGAELHRYIVSIGNEADQNIINDTTKKLTDIYGINSDTLVLIRPDGYIGSIIKNDWQAEFENVISIVTPPRSV; encoded by the coding sequence ATGACAGACATACAATCCAATCGATTTCAAGAGAAGGAACAACCGAGTGTGAGTCCATCGAGGGAAGATTACGATATCGACGTATTGGTTGCAGGCGCTGGCCCGACCGGCTCTACATTAGCAGCAGATCTCTTGCGCCGCGGCCTTCGTGTCCGACTGGTCGACAAGGCTCCCCACGCCTTCAAGGGTTCTCGTGCCAAGGGAGTACAGCCCCGAACCCAGGAGGTTTTGGAGGACCTCGGCGTGCTGAATGATGCTCATGCGGAGGGAGATGAATACCCGCTCGCAGGTATTCATCTCGGGCCGATCACTGTGCCATGGCGCATGCAACAGCGAAATAAACCTACACCGGATGTACCTTATCCGAATATTCTTCTGCTGGCTCAACACCGCACAGATGCCATTCTGCATAGCCTGCTCAAACGTCAGGGGCTGAAGATTGAATTTAACAACGCGGTGGATTCTTTTGAACAGGATTCCGATGGTGTGACGGTGTCGCTCTCTTCAGGGGAGAAGATTCGCAGCAGATTTCTGGTGGGGGCAGACGGTGGTTCAAGCACCGTTCGTAAAGGTGTTGGAATTCGATTTGTCGGAGAGACCAACGAATCGGATCGTATGCTTATCATCGACGGAACCATCGATGGCTTGTCTCGCAATCGTTGGCATATGTGGCCACGCACAAAAGGTAAATTTGTCGGAGCATGCCCGTTGCCACACTCCGACCAGTTCCAGGTCATGATCAGGTTGGGAGCAAACGAGAACCCAGACCTTGACGAGGCTGTACTTGCCGTTCAGTTCCACAAGCTCACTGGTTTACGACTCTACGATATTACCTGGAGTTCCGTATTCCGACCCAACGTACGACTTGCTGAGCATTATCGGTCAGGTCGTGTCTTCCTTGCAGGCGATGCGGCCCACGTCCATACCCCAGCCGGTGCGCAAGGACTCAATACCGGTGTACAGGATGCTTACAACCTCGGCTGGAAGATAAGTCAGGTCATTGCTGGTGCGCCTGATCGCTTGCTTGACAGCTATGAAGCTGAACGTCAACCTATTGCCGCACGCGTACTTGGAAAATCCAGCGAGTTGTACGCCAAGCTCGATAATAAACGTCTCGCCAGTCTCAAACGCGGTGACGAAGAACGTCAGCTCACACTATCGTATCATGGTGGTCCACTTAGCTCTGAGAATGCATCAGCGACCAAGTCACTTCAGGTCGGAGATCGAGCACCCGATGCTCCATGCATCGGCCCAGGCGGGGTAAAACGACTATTTGACGTCCTCCGTGGACCGCAATTCACCTTGCTTGCCTTTGGAGCAAATGCCGCTCATATCCTCCCCGACCTGAACTGGCCGGACAGTGGTGCCGAATTGCATCGCTACATCGTCAGTATCGGTAATGAAGCCGATCAGAATATTATCAACGATACCACCAAAAAACTGACCGACATCTATGGTATTAACAGCGACACGCTGGTATTGATTCGACCCGATGGTTACATCGGCAGCATCATCAAGAATGACTGGCAGGCGGAGTTTGAGAATGTGATCAGCATCGTTACCCCGCCACGTTCAGTGTAA
- a CDS encoding helix-turn-helix transcriptional regulator → MKILHHPQVSDIELSSVLYALSDPTRLGIVAEAARSGEQPCSHFHAPVVKSTMSHHIRTLREAGVIRVRVQGTQHFLTLRSDDLETRFPGLLQPLLQAAAQSSTDPS, encoded by the coding sequence ATGAAGATTTTACATCATCCACAGGTGTCAGATATTGAACTTTCCTCCGTATTGTATGCGTTAAGCGACCCGACCCGTCTTGGGATTGTTGCGGAAGCAGCGAGAAGCGGAGAGCAGCCGTGCAGTCATTTTCATGCACCTGTTGTGAAGTCAACGATGTCGCATCACATTCGTACCTTGCGGGAAGCCGGAGTTATTCGGGTCAGAGTGCAGGGCACTCAGCATTTTCTCACCCTGCGATCCGATGATCTGGAAACGCGCTTTCCAGGACTACTGCAACCGTTATTGCAGGCCGCAGCTCAGTCGAGCACAGATCCTTCCTAA
- a CDS encoding MFS transporter — MNNTATASSGERTGIQEGLIVSLLGFTVVLVVMNTMMFNLALPKIAAEFMLTSVASSWIVTGYSIVFAISSITFSRLSDFIPIRTLFTTGLTLLGAASVLGFFSNHFIILLIARLIQAAGAASVPGLAIVLITRYIPNDRRGKSMAVIMSASSLGLGLGPVIGGSITQFLGWHDLFIVTGLTLFLIPVFFKLLPRETPQKGSFDLLGAILLAIGTTGVLLFLTSRQWFTLVIGAAALLLFWLRIRRAADPFVQPALFKDKKYMMLSSLGIVSYINNFSTLFLLPQILAHLYGLTPAQSGLVIFPGAVVSMLLSNRIGRMIDRHGNTLLLKFAPWLLLAAAGLFALFADNNIYAIMAVYVLLSVGFSSLTTSVSNELSGNLTMDQVGAGMGLFQLSQFFSGAFSVAVTGVALTAMQNMPLSSAYTNIFWGMTVVALASVIFSQVYLRMQSRKVTETSSRI, encoded by the coding sequence ATGAACAACACCGCAACCGCATCATCAGGGGAACGGACCGGAATACAGGAAGGTTTAATTGTAAGCTTGCTTGGCTTCACCGTTGTACTCGTTGTGATGAATACAATGATGTTTAATCTGGCCCTGCCCAAAATTGCAGCCGAATTTATGCTTACATCCGTCGCTTCTTCATGGATTGTTACAGGGTATTCCATTGTATTTGCCATTTCCTCGATTACGTTCTCACGTCTATCCGATTTCATACCTATTCGTACATTATTCACGACCGGGCTTACGTTACTTGGTGCGGCATCCGTTCTCGGGTTCTTCAGTAATCACTTCATCATTTTGCTCATTGCACGTCTGATTCAGGCTGCGGGTGCTGCATCGGTTCCGGGGCTTGCCATTGTGCTGATTACCCGGTACATTCCGAATGATCGCCGGGGTAAATCGATGGCTGTCATCATGTCCGCCAGTTCACTGGGTCTTGGGCTCGGTCCCGTCATCGGCGGAAGTATTACACAATTTCTGGGATGGCACGATCTGTTTATCGTTACAGGACTAACGTTATTCTTGATTCCTGTATTCTTCAAACTGCTCCCGCGGGAAACACCGCAAAAAGGTTCATTTGACCTGCTGGGTGCCATTCTTCTCGCCATCGGTACTACCGGTGTGCTGTTATTCCTGACTTCCCGTCAGTGGTTCACGCTTGTCATCGGTGCTGCTGCACTGCTTCTGTTCTGGCTCCGAATTCGGCGCGCGGCAGATCCATTTGTCCAACCTGCTTTGTTCAAAGACAAAAAATATATGATGCTCAGCTCGCTGGGGATTGTATCCTACATCAATAACTTCTCAACATTGTTCCTGTTACCGCAGATTCTGGCGCATCTGTATGGGCTGACACCTGCTCAATCCGGGCTTGTCATCTTCCCGGGTGCAGTCGTGTCTATGCTGCTCTCCAACCGCATCGGCCGCATGATTGACCGACACGGCAATACGTTGCTATTGAAATTTGCACCATGGCTGCTACTGGCAGCTGCCGGGCTATTCGCCTTATTTGCAGACAATAACATCTACGCCATTATGGCTGTCTATGTCCTTCTCAGCGTTGGCTTCTCTTCCCTGACCACCAGCGTGTCCAATGAATTGTCAGGCAATCTGACCATGGATCAGGTGGGTGCAGGTATGGGGCTGTTCCAACTCAGTCAATTCTTCAGCGGTGCTTTCAGTGTTGCTGTTACTGGTGTAGCATTGACGGCGATGCAAAATATGCCGCTGTCCTCAGCGTACACCAATATTTTCTGGGGAATGACTGTGGTCGCACTCGCATCGGTTATTTTCTCTCAGGTGTATCTGAGAATGCAGTCACGGAAAGTCACGGAAACAAGTAGCCGGATCTAA
- a CDS encoding nuclear transport factor 2 family protein: protein MSQSTITGLEQLLALENIRNTKARYCRYIDTKQWDTLGDVFAPDAIADFSTEGNPIPVLTGRDTIVQVFRDLVDVAVTVHHVHSAEVEFVSENEAKVISPMEDWVTFPEGNENKSFHGFGHYHETFVKIDGQWYIKHTSLKRLRLDLFE, encoded by the coding sequence ATGAGCCAATCAACGATTACAGGACTGGAACAATTGCTCGCACTGGAAAACATTCGGAACACCAAGGCGCGCTATTGCCGCTATATTGATACCAAACAATGGGATACCTTGGGTGACGTGTTCGCTCCGGATGCAATCGCCGATTTCAGTACAGAAGGCAATCCGATTCCGGTATTAACAGGCCGTGATACGATCGTACAAGTATTCCGTGATCTGGTGGATGTTGCCGTAACCGTGCACCATGTACATAGCGCCGAAGTTGAATTTGTATCCGAGAACGAAGCGAAGGTCATCTCCCCAATGGAAGATTGGGTAACGTTCCCGGAGGGCAATGAGAACAAATCGTTCCACGGATTTGGGCACTACCACGAGACTTTTGTCAAAATCGATGGCCAGTGGTACATCAAACATACGAGTCTGAAACGTCTTCGTCTGGACCTGTTTGAATAG
- a CDS encoding Rrf2 family transcriptional regulator yields MKYSKATNYALHTMLHLVSTAPEQLVSVHQLAELQKVSPTYLSKILTKLVKAGMIESTSGANGGYRLSRKNPDPSFLEIIHAIEGQASLFECSQNHNAGCLIQQVMVQAEEEMESFLNNKKMSELASQMKGAHSL; encoded by the coding sequence ATGAAATATTCAAAAGCAACAAATTATGCTTTGCATACGATGCTTCATCTTGTAAGTACTGCCCCTGAACAGCTGGTTAGTGTACACCAACTTGCAGAACTGCAGAAGGTGTCACCAACCTATCTGTCCAAAATACTGACCAAATTGGTTAAGGCGGGCATGATCGAATCTACATCCGGTGCCAATGGTGGCTATCGGCTTAGTCGTAAAAATCCGGATCCTTCCTTCTTGGAGATCATTCATGCGATTGAAGGTCAGGCGTCTCTGTTCGAATGTTCCCAGAATCATAACGCAGGTTGTTTGATCCAGCAGGTGATGGTGCAGGCGGAGGAAGAGATGGAGAGTTTTTTGAACAATAAAAAGATGTCAGAACTTGCTTCTCAAATGAAGGGTGCACATTCCCTGTAA
- a CDS encoding helix-turn-helix domain-containing protein: MMRQTVLLTLQDIPYFCYPESVGHYMEHPQHSVLREAGVLNNFNIHYVAAGKGYVEVDGVVHELRAGQAVLYFPQQQQHYYSSEDDPWDVRWVHFYGERLHDYMIERGLHRNLLWTLRQRNSWEEAHLALLTEAEQNTMLRPAQLSTLTYAVLAEFVQHAVPLKSTRTTSKAESRVLALLPQMQQEACQPFLLQDWADLAGVSSYYFCKMFKSAVEMTPMEFITRSRLQMAKQWLLERPAANIGQIAEEAGYPNASYFNRQFMAHEGMTPTDYRGLYHN, translated from the coding sequence ATGATGAGGCAAACCGTATTGCTAACCCTGCAGGATATTCCATATTTTTGTTACCCGGAATCGGTCGGACATTATATGGAACATCCCCAGCATTCCGTATTACGGGAGGCAGGTGTACTGAACAATTTTAATATTCACTATGTCGCTGCGGGCAAAGGATACGTGGAAGTGGACGGGGTGGTGCATGAGCTTCGTGCAGGTCAGGCTGTGCTTTATTTCCCGCAGCAACAACAGCATTATTACAGCAGTGAAGATGATCCATGGGATGTACGATGGGTTCATTTTTACGGTGAACGTCTGCATGATTATATGATCGAACGGGGGTTGCATCGTAATCTGCTGTGGACACTACGGCAGCGTAACTCATGGGAAGAAGCTCATCTGGCTTTGCTGACTGAAGCGGAACAAAACACCATGCTGCGTCCTGCTCAGCTATCCACACTGACTTATGCCGTACTCGCCGAGTTCGTACAGCATGCGGTACCTTTAAAGAGCACACGCACCACAAGTAAGGCGGAGAGTCGGGTTCTTGCGCTGCTTCCACAGATGCAGCAGGAGGCCTGCCAACCTTTCCTGTTACAGGACTGGGCGGATCTCGCAGGTGTGAGTTCGTATTACTTTTGCAAAATGTTCAAGAGCGCTGTGGAGATGACGCCCATGGAATTTATTACTCGTTCACGGCTACAGATGGCAAAGCAATGGCTGCTGGAAAGGCCTGCGGCCAACATCGGACAGATTGCGGAGGAAGCGGGGTATCCCAATGCCAGTTATTTTAACCGCCAGTTCATGGCCCATGAGGGGATGACACCTACGGATTACCGCGGATTGTATCACAATTAA
- a CDS encoding Gfo/Idh/MocA family oxidoreductase → MNSVQKLRWGILGSASIAVESVIPGLQQSELNEVTAIASRDEDKAKQTADQLGIDKAYGSYEALLADDSIDAIYIPLPNHLHREWTIRAAEAGKHILCEKPLALTEQEAQEMVQACADAGVQLAEAFMYRHHPRYEQIRDIIASGEIGEIRGIHSTFSFNNSNASGNVRFRRDWGGGALYDIGCYSISVARLLLGQEPSAATVIGMFSPQHDQVDMMASGLLEFDNHVGVTFDSSMWAAFRNTLEVLGSEGIIEVPSAFVSQQDNSSNFYVTAGGERREIKVQQVNHYSLQGDDMARAVLQGKDLRFAPSDAVANMKVLEACLRSAEQRTRITL, encoded by the coding sequence ATGAATTCAGTTCAAAAATTGCGTTGGGGCATTCTTGGTAGCGCTAGCATTGCTGTGGAATCCGTCATTCCAGGCTTGCAGCAATCCGAGTTAAATGAAGTAACCGCGATCGCCAGTCGGGACGAAGATAAAGCCAAGCAGACGGCCGATCAACTTGGGATCGACAAGGCTTATGGCAGTTATGAAGCTTTGCTCGCAGATGATTCCATCGATGCCATATATATCCCGCTACCGAATCATTTGCATCGGGAATGGACGATCCGGGCCGCTGAGGCAGGCAAACATATTTTGTGCGAAAAACCACTGGCTCTGACTGAGCAGGAAGCTCAGGAGATGGTTCAAGCTTGTGCAGATGCAGGTGTGCAGCTGGCTGAAGCATTCATGTACCGCCATCATCCACGTTACGAGCAGATCAGGGATATCATCGCCAGCGGTGAGATCGGTGAGATCCGCGGTATTCACAGTACATTTTCGTTCAATAATTCCAATGCATCCGGCAATGTTCGCTTTCGGCGGGATTGGGGTGGAGGTGCACTGTATGATATCGGATGTTATTCCATCAGCGTAGCACGTCTGCTGCTTGGTCAAGAACCAAGTGCAGCTACCGTGATTGGCATGTTCTCCCCGCAGCATGATCAAGTCGATATGATGGCCTCCGGACTGCTGGAATTCGATAATCACGTTGGTGTGACCTTTGACAGCAGCATGTGGGCAGCCTTCCGCAACACGCTGGAGGTACTGGGGTCCGAGGGCATTATTGAAGTCCCTTCCGCATTTGTCAGCCAGCAAGACAACAGTTCGAACTTCTATGTAACGGCTGGCGGTGAACGCAGAGAGATTAAAGTCCAACAAGTGAACCACTACTCTTTGCAGGGAGATGATATGGCACGTGCCGTCCTTCAGGGCAAAGATCTGCGCTTCGCTCCTTCCGATGCGGTAGCTAATATGAAAGTATTGGAAGCTTGCCTTCGTTCAGCGGAACAACGTACACGAATTACACTATAA
- a CDS encoding aldo/keto reductase has product MEYIEIAGAGKPVSRLIKGTDYFVHDAYDKAATNMDAFLSIGGNTIDTAHIYCGGESEEVLGRYMKERGNRDQIVILTKGAHHDQNGPRVNADAIRSDLLESLERLQTDHVEMYALHRDDPNTPVSVILEALNEHIDSGKIGAIGASNWTWQRLEEANAYAAANGLKGFTFSSPNLSLAKANEPFWEGCVSADAETLAWHDQTKLPLLSWSSQARGFFTGRFTPEVRDNEDLVRVFYSDGNWERLRRAEQLANSKKTTPIQIALAYVLNQTFPTCALIGAQNQAELLSCDEGSRITLTPAEIAWLDLGSNVPAGI; this is encoded by the coding sequence ATGGAATATATCGAAATTGCTGGTGCAGGTAAACCCGTCTCCAGATTGATTAAAGGAACCGATTATTTCGTGCATGATGCCTACGATAAAGCAGCTACGAATATGGATGCATTTCTATCCATTGGCGGTAACACCATCGATACAGCGCATATTTATTGTGGTGGAGAGAGTGAAGAAGTCCTTGGTCGTTATATGAAGGAACGCGGTAACCGCGACCAGATTGTCATTCTCACCAAAGGCGCACATCATGACCAGAACGGACCACGCGTTAACGCTGATGCCATCCGTAGTGACTTGCTTGAAAGTCTGGAGCGTCTTCAGACAGATCACGTAGAGATGTATGCCCTGCACCGGGATGATCCCAATACCCCAGTCAGTGTTATTCTCGAAGCACTGAACGAACACATTGATTCCGGCAAAATCGGCGCGATCGGTGCCTCCAACTGGACCTGGCAGCGCCTGGAGGAAGCCAATGCGTACGCTGCGGCGAATGGCCTGAAGGGCTTCACCTTCAGCAGTCCGAATCTCAGTCTCGCCAAAGCAAACGAACCTTTCTGGGAAGGCTGTGTATCAGCAGATGCAGAGACGCTGGCATGGCATGATCAAACCAAGCTTCCATTGCTATCCTGGTCCTCCCAAGCGCGTGGTTTCTTCACTGGACGATTCACACCTGAAGTTCGGGATAACGAAGATCTGGTGCGTGTATTCTACAGTGATGGCAACTGGGAACGGTTGCGCCGGGCTGAACAATTGGCGAATTCCAAGAAAACAACACCAATCCAGATTGCGCTTGCTTATGTATTGAATCAGACGTTCCCAACCTGTGCGCTGATCGGAGCCCAGAATCAGGCAGAACTGCTCTCCTGTGACGAAGGGTCACGTATCACGCTGACTCCAGCTGAAATCGCATGGCTGGATCTGGGCAGTAATGTGCCAGCTGGCATCTAA
- a CDS encoding Gfo/Idh/MocA family oxidoreductase → MSKIKVAVFGCGAIAERRHIPEYAANENVELVAFADPIVERAEKMAETYGGKAYSSYEELLANETVDAVSVCTPNYLHAPMAIAAANAGKHVLVEKPMAVSTEEGEQMIEAAKKNGVYLMVGHNQRLMPPHVKAKEILDSGRLGKVLNFRTSFGHPGPEAWSVDGAESWFFRKEEAIMGAMGDLGVHKSDFIRYLLDDEVSEVAGFISTLHKEGTKVDDNATCLLRMKSGAIGTLVASWTQYRAGDNSTVLWCENGVMKIGTVEGDEVIVELTNGTVETYKVGAMATNEKQVPSGVIDAFVESIVTQTPPAISGEEGLRSLQVILAAFESEKTGQIIKL, encoded by the coding sequence ATGAGTAAAATTAAAGTTGCTGTATTCGGCTGTGGAGCCATTGCCGAGCGCAGACATATCCCAGAGTACGCTGCCAATGAGAACGTAGAGCTTGTCGCTTTTGCCGATCCAATTGTGGAGCGTGCGGAGAAGATGGCCGAGACTTATGGAGGTAAAGCGTACTCCAGTTACGAAGAATTGCTTGCAAACGAAACGGTTGATGCCGTTAGTGTGTGTACACCGAACTATCTGCATGCACCAATGGCGATTGCTGCTGCAAATGCAGGCAAGCATGTATTGGTTGAGAAACCAATGGCAGTATCCACTGAAGAAGGCGAGCAAATGATCGAAGCTGCTAAGAAAAATGGCGTGTATCTGATGGTTGGACACAACCAGCGCCTAATGCCTCCTCACGTGAAAGCAAAAGAAATTCTCGACTCCGGCAGACTGGGAAAAGTCCTGAATTTCCGTACTTCCTTCGGTCACCCGGGCCCGGAAGCATGGAGTGTGGACGGAGCTGAAAGCTGGTTCTTCCGTAAAGAAGAAGCGATTATGGGCGCCATGGGCGACCTGGGCGTGCACAAATCAGACTTCATCCGTTACTTGCTGGATGATGAAGTATCTGAAGTGGCTGGTTTCATCAGCACACTGCACAAGGAAGGCACTAAAGTTGACGACAACGCGACTTGCTTGCTGCGCATGAAGAGTGGAGCGATCGGAACGCTGGTAGCGAGCTGGACGCAATACAGAGCCGGAGACAACAGTACAGTTCTATGGTGCGAGAATGGTGTTATGAAGATCGGAACAGTCGAAGGCGATGAAGTTATTGTTGAGCTGACCAATGGTACAGTTGAGACGTACAAAGTCGGAGCCATGGCTACCAACGAGAAACAAGTGCCGAGTGGCGTAATTGATGCTTTTGTAGAGTCGATTGTGACCCAAACACCTCCAGCGATTTCTGGAGAAGAGGGCTTGCGTTCCCTGCAAGTTATCTTGGCAGCTTTCGAATCCGAGAAGACAGGTCAGATCATTAAGCTGTAA
- a CDS encoding sugar phosphate isomerase/epimerase: protein MKKLNIGLQLFTLRDETAADFRGTLRKVAALGYEGVEFAGYGDIPAEEMKALLDELGLKGFSSHVSLHAMREDLQKQIDYLKTIGAQYIICPYLMPEDRPENEEGWTKLFAELQQYGAEAAKQGLIFGYHNHDFEFHGQVGDANAFDAMFAQTSPEAVKVEMDVCWVQFAGQNPIEYIKQYAGRLPLLHLKDFSKDEQGQMKTLELGQGSVDLPAVIEGATNAGVEWLIVEQDVCQNPPLESVSNSYNWLKQNYLNQF, encoded by the coding sequence ATGAAAAAACTTAATATTGGTTTGCAATTGTTTACACTCCGTGATGAAACTGCAGCAGATTTTCGTGGTACGTTGCGTAAAGTAGCTGCCCTTGGATATGAAGGCGTGGAGTTTGCCGGATATGGTGACATTCCAGCCGAAGAAATGAAAGCGCTACTAGATGAACTTGGACTGAAAGGATTCAGCAGCCACGTTTCACTACATGCGATGCGTGAAGACTTGCAAAAACAGATCGATTACCTGAAAACAATTGGTGCACAATATATCATTTGCCCTTACCTGATGCCAGAAGATCGTCCTGAGAATGAAGAAGGCTGGACCAAGCTGTTCGCTGAGTTACAACAATATGGAGCTGAAGCGGCGAAGCAAGGATTGATCTTCGGATACCATAACCATGACTTTGAATTCCACGGCCAGGTTGGCGATGCCAATGCCTTTGATGCCATGTTCGCTCAAACATCACCGGAAGCGGTGAAAGTGGAAATGGACGTATGTTGGGTACAATTTGCGGGACAAAATCCGATCGAGTATATTAAACAATATGCGGGTCGTTTGCCGCTGCTTCATCTGAAGGACTTCAGCAAAGACGAACAGGGCCAGATGAAAACACTGGAACTGGGACAAGGTTCAGTTGACCTGCCAGCTGTTATTGAAGGCGCTACGAATGCAGGCGTGGAGTGGTTGATCGTGGAGCAAGACGTATGTCAGAATCCTCCGCTTGAGAGCGTATCCAATAGCTACAACTGGCTGAAGCAGAATTATTTGAACCAATTCTAA
- a CDS encoding AraC family transcriptional regulator, with translation MDTLETSVLICDYSYHYKAFTHNMKGELQTYLFRLQTEGSCKVYVQDEEFRMTSGDLLLLKPGDDYHLVVDEPHKEGRLSSGDYYLFCEGSWIDHWWKRQQRATVSRIGVDDKLISLWRNMLLEKRRGPLEENAELKDALLRGLCLYIDRAITENIQTDRAVSSALKLKRFIEEHATVTFKLEEAARYAGLSLSRAVRLFKEHYNQTMIQYAIEIRLNAALERMKYSEMTLEHIAESCGFASYSYFHRVFRSRMGTSPAEYRGSEESLLPELNQV, from the coding sequence TTGGATACATTAGAGACATCTGTGCTGATCTGTGACTACTCATACCACTATAAGGCGTTCACTCATAATATGAAGGGCGAGCTGCAAACTTATCTGTTCCGCCTGCAGACCGAAGGCTCGTGCAAAGTATATGTACAGGATGAAGAATTCAGGATGACCAGCGGGGATTTGTTACTCTTGAAGCCTGGCGACGACTATCATCTCGTGGTCGATGAACCACATAAGGAAGGACGTTTGTCCAGTGGAGATTATTATCTATTCTGCGAAGGCAGCTGGATCGATCACTGGTGGAAACGGCAGCAACGAGCTACCGTAAGCCGAATTGGAGTGGATGATAAGCTGATCAGCCTATGGCGAAATATGCTACTGGAGAAGCGTCGTGGACCTCTTGAGGAAAATGCGGAGCTAAAGGATGCGTTACTACGCGGATTATGTCTATATATCGACCGGGCAATCACCGAGAATATTCAGACGGATCGGGCAGTTTCCTCTGCGCTAAAGTTAAAACGCTTTATTGAGGAGCATGCCACGGTTACCTTTAAACTTGAAGAAGCCGCACGTTATGCCGGACTCAGCCTGTCGCGTGCAGTCCGTTTATTCAAGGAGCACTACAACCAGACCATGATTCAATACGCGATTGAGATCCGTCTGAATGCAGCACTGGAACGTATGAAATACAGTGAAATGACACTGGAGCATATTGCCGAATCCTGCGGTTTTGCAAGCTATTCCTATTTTCATCGGGTATTCCGATCCCGCATGGGCACTTCCCCTGCCGAGTATCGAGGATCCGAGGAAAGTCTGCTACCTGAGTTGAATCAAGTTTAA